The Mycobacterium seoulense genomic interval GAGGCACTCAACGCAACCCAGGCACTCGATGACTTCATCACAGGCCTTGTAGCCGCTCGCGCTAAGCGGTTCCCACGGACCGCACTCATGTGGGTGACCGAACAAGGCTTAATGGACGCGGGTAAGTGGCCACTCGTGCGTGCCTTCGCGCGCGAGAGGCAACGATCTGAACCCCCGTGGCGCGATAACTACGCATCGTGGCGACAAAGAGTAGACGCCACAATTACTCCGCGCAGACGAAAAAAATCGCAGTAGTCACATTCCTGCTGCGTATTGGCATCGGCAGTGTTCCCGGCGGCTCTGCCCGAGGCCCTAGGACGCGCTGCCGCCTGAGCCGAGCGACCTAGGCCGCGGGGCACCCATGGGCGCCGTTCATCTCGGGCCGTGCTTCACCGCCGCGCGGAGAATCGTTCACAAAGCCCGCGGAGCGACGGCGCCCGGCGACCCGGTGCGACCGTTAGTTCAGCCCGCGCCGTGTCGCCTGACTGCATACAGGGAGTAGACACGTGGTCCAGCCCGCGAGTGCCGGCCATCGCGCAGTGGCGTCGGCCGGTCCCGGCAGCACCCCAGGCCTCCAGCGGGGCACGCGCCTATCCAGGCGACCCAATTGGCCCGTGAGCCGGTTACAGAGACTACCCCGGCCGAAGCGGGGGTCTTTGGTTGAGCCGCTGTGGATTTAAAGCACGATCTTGATGGCCTCCGACCGGCGGTGCTTGCTCCACTGCTGAACGAGCAGGTTGTAGCACGTCATGGCCCAACCGCCGGTGCCTGAGTGCTGGGTACCGCCAGCCGAGCTGATTGAGTGAACCTTGCCGCGCCAGGCTTCGGCGTGCCTCGCCTTAGCGGTCTTCTTCGCCAACTCGTCGTCGTTGTCGACAAGGGCGCCATGGCGGCCGAGGAACTTGCCGATGCCACCGAGCAGCATCCCGTCCCAGGTCGCTGCCGTGTAACCCCATGCTTTTTCGGCGACAGTAAGCGTCCGGTCGAGGGTCTCCGCACCGTACTTGTCGGTGATCCGAAGGACGCCGTTGATCGCGCGCACAGAATTCGCGCTCGTGGCCCCGATGTTGGGGTCGTGAGCCACCAGCGTCTCTTCGGTGTCGACGAAGAGCGGAATCCCTCCGGTGAGCCCGATCACGTACTCATCGATCGCAGAGAGGGGCGTGAACTCTCACGATTTTTTAGCCAGCGGCCTAACTGCCCACCGCCTTGAAGGAAACCCGCTCTAAGGTCGAGGTGGCAATGCCGATAGCCACCCGTCCGAAAGCAATTCCAGTAGTTGCCCGTCCGGATCGCGGATCATCGCCATCGCATCGGTCACCGTCGCGTCGACCACCGCTCCCCCAAACTCAGCAACCTTTTCCAACACACCGTCGAGATCGGACACCGAGAACGAGATGTGCGTCAGCCCAATCTGATCCATCACGCGTTGCGTCCCGGCGTGGACCTGACGCTTCGAGTAGTCCATGAGTTCGAGCACAAAGCCGTCGCGCACCAGGTAGGTCGCGTGCACGCCGAGCGGCTCGGGAAGCTGCACCAGCTTCGCGGTGGGACCGTCGGGCGGATCAAGCTCCCACCAGAACTGAAACCCGAGCACATTCTCATAGAACCGCCGCGACCGCTCGCGATCGGAGACACACAAGCCGACATGGTTGAAGGTCGTCCGGTGACTACTCATCGCGGCCTTTCTCGACACAACACCGAGCGTAATAATGCAAAGATAGTGCAGATAGCCGAGCGCTCGGCACGGTGGAGGACGGACCAGATGACAACCCGACCCGACGTCACCGACGACGCCATCGTCGACTTCGACCACCACTCCGACGCGTTCAACCTCAACGAGCTGGCCATCAACGCCGAGCTGAGACAAAAATGCCCCGTCGCCTGGAACGAGAACTACGGCGGCTTCTGGTTCCTCAGCAGCTACGACGCGGTCAGCCGCACGGCCAGGGACGGCGACACCTTCGCCCACAAATACGAACCCAACGCCGCCGACGGCGTCGACTACCAAGGCGAGATGGGCGTCCCGCGCCCCGAAGGCCAGCCGGCCCTGGGCATCGGCGAGGTGGACGGCCCCTACCACCAGGCCCTCCGGCACGCGCTGGCCCCGTTCTTCTCCCCCGGCGCCGTCCAGAAACTCAAGCCATTCATGGAATACAAAGCCCATGAGTTCCTCGACCAGAAGATCGAAGACGGCCGCATGGACCTCGTCCTCGACTACGCCAGCCCGGTCCCGGCCATCCTCACCATGAAGCTGATGGGCCTGCCCCACGACAACTGGCACCTCTACGCCAACCTCTTCCACTCCGTCATGGCCGTCCCGCAGGACAGCCCGCAGTACCTCGAGGCCATCGCCAAAGTCCCGAAGATGATGCAAGAGGTCCTCGAATACGCGGCCACCAGACGGGCCAAACCCGACGAAGACCTGACCAGCTTCCTCATCCAGTTCGAGTTCGAGGGCCAGCGCCTCACCGACGAACAGCTGCTCAACATCCTCTGGAACCTCATCGGCGGCGGCGTCGACACCACCACCTCCCAAACCGCACTCACGCTCGAATACCTGGGCACCCACCCCGCCATCAGACAACAACTCATCGACCACCCCGAGCTCTACCGCACCGCCACCGACGAATTCCTGCGCTACTTCTCGGTCAACCAAACCCTCAGCCGCACAGTCACTCACGACGTCGAACTCAACGGGCAACACCTGAGGAAGAACGACAGAGTGGTCATCAGCTGGCTTTCGGCCAACCACGACGAAAAAGAATTCCCAAACCCCGACGAGATCATCCTGGACCGCGCCCCCAACCGCCACGTCGCCTTCGGACTCGGGCCGCACCGCTGCATCGGCTCACACCTGGCGCGGCTGATGGCCGAAGTGATGGTCAGGGCGGTCCTCAACCGGATCCCCGACTACCAAGTCGACGTGCAAAACGTCCACCAATACCTCGGCAACCCCAGCATGACCGGGCTGGGCACGCTGCCGGTCACCTTCACCCCCGGTGCGAAACGAGGCTAGATGCCTGCCAACCCGATGACGCACATGCTGGGTCCGTTCACCCGCACCGGCGGCTTCTACGCCCGCTCGTGGGGCTCCTACCTGGATCGTCAGCCCGACGAGCTACCGGTGGCCCGGCCCACCATCGCGCTGGCGGCGCAGGCGTTCCGCGACGAAATCCTGCTGGCCGGCTTCAGCCTGTTGCGCCGGGCTCCCGACGCAG includes:
- a CDS encoding VOC family protein, which encodes MSSHRTTFNHVGLCVSDRERSRRFYENVLGFQFWWELDPPDGPTAKLVQLPEPLGVHATYLVRDGFVLELMDYSKRQVHAGTQRVMDQIGLTHISFSVSDLDGVLEKVAEFGGAVVDATVTDAMAMIRDPDGQLLELLSDGWLSALPPRP
- a CDS encoding cytochrome P450 is translated as MTTRPDVTDDAIVDFDHHSDAFNLNELAINAELRQKCPVAWNENYGGFWFLSSYDAVSRTARDGDTFAHKYEPNAADGVDYQGEMGVPRPEGQPALGIGEVDGPYHQALRHALAPFFSPGAVQKLKPFMEYKAHEFLDQKIEDGRMDLVLDYASPVPAILTMKLMGLPHDNWHLYANLFHSVMAVPQDSPQYLEAIAKVPKMMQEVLEYAATRRAKPDEDLTSFLIQFEFEGQRLTDEQLLNILWNLIGGGVDTTTSQTALTLEYLGTHPAIRQQLIDHPELYRTATDEFLRYFSVNQTLSRTVTHDVELNGQHLRKNDRVVISWLSANHDEKEFPNPDEIILDRAPNRHVAFGLGPHRCIGSHLARLMAEVMVRAVLNRIPDYQVDVQNVHQYLGNPSMTGLGTLPVTFTPGAKRG